One Arcobacter arenosus DNA window includes the following coding sequences:
- the rarD gene encoding EamA family transporter RarD, with protein sequence MSKEAQGYFYATFAFLFWGGLSPIYFKEVATIDSTEVLLYRIVFSVFILLPLIFYKKEIGLFFTTIKDMRKIKYLLASTFFVSINWLIFIWAVSNGKILETSLGYYINPLVNVVFGYFFFSERVSISQYFAIFIALLAVIYQLLTLGHIPYIAFSLAFSFAFYGLLRKKINVSSQVGLFVEVLLLFPFAIGYLIYLYLYGNLSFIQNSSSYISFMLFLAGFVTVIPLLLFNSAAIRIRLTTLGFFQYIGPTASFLLAIFIYNEDFNNDKLITFILIWFALVIFSFDSIKKVLINR encoded by the coding sequence TTGAGTAAAGAAGCTCAAGGTTATTTTTATGCAACTTTTGCTTTTCTTTTTTGGGGTGGATTATCACCAATTTATTTTAAAGAAGTCGCAACAATAGACTCTACAGAAGTTTTATTATATAGAATTGTTTTTTCTGTTTTTATCCTTTTGCCATTGATTTTTTATAAAAAAGAGATAGGTTTGTTTTTTACTACCATAAAGGATATGAGAAAAATAAAATATCTTTTAGCCTCAACTTTTTTTGTATCAATTAATTGGCTTATTTTTATTTGGGCAGTGTCAAATGGTAAAATCTTAGAAACATCTTTGGGATATTATATTAATCCTTTAGTAAATGTTGTATTTGGTTATTTCTTTTTTAGTGAGAGAGTAAGTATAAGTCAATATTTTGCTATTTTTATTGCTTTATTAGCTGTAATTTATCAACTTTTAACCTTAGGACATATTCCATATATTGCCTTTTCTCTTGCTTTTAGTTTTGCATTTTATGGACTTCTTAGAAAGAAAATAAATGTTTCTTCTCAAGTTGGATTGTTTGTTGAGGTTTTACTTTTATTCCCTTTTGCTATTGGATATTTAATATATTTATATCTATATGGAAATTTATCATTTATTCAAAATAGTTCTTCATATATATCTTTTATGTTATTTTTAGCCGGATTTGTAACTGTAATACCTCTTTTGCTTTTTAATAGTGCTGCAATTAGAATAAGACTTACAACCTTAGGTTTTTTTCAATATATTGGTCCAACAGCTTCTTTTTTATTGGCAATTTTTATTTACAATGAAGATTTTAATAATGATAAGTTAATCACTTTTATTTTAATTTGGTTTGCTTTAGTTATCTTCTCTTTTGATTCTATAAAGAAAGTTTTAATTAATAGATAA
- a CDS encoding thioredoxin family protein: MKIEILGTGCSKCQALTENAKKAVAQAGVFAQVEKVEDMVKIMEYGVMSTPGLVINGEVKSTGKLLNPEEIKKFF, from the coding sequence ATGAAAATAGAGATTTTAGGAACAGGTTGTTCAAAGTGTCAGGCATTGACTGAGAATGCAAAAAAGGCAGTTGCCCAAGCTGGAGTTTTTGCACAAGTTGAAAAAGTAGAAGATATGGTAAAAATCATGGAATATGGTGTTATGAGTACACCAGGTCTTGTTATCAATGGTGAAGTAAAAAGTACGGGAAAATTACTAAATCCAGAAGAGATTAAGAAGTTTTTTTAA
- a CDS encoding MerR family transcriptional regulator, whose protein sequence is MKIIDEKPYYKMSELVEETNLSNHTISFYSKKGLLPNTVNTSRNMKYYPEITVSVLNMIKYFKDNLSFSIDYIKELFDYYNINFDERSELILQSIEMLSSEIKNPISKKDLDEEIIKEAIDLDLVDNKDIYFKTEVEVLKVYEELRGYEIANELINEYVKTSKKLALLERQLSTKVLEKTGFLPEVLVLNILNSFKPYIFNRHTIIEFKKS, encoded by the coding sequence ATGAAAATTATTGATGAAAAACCATATTATAAGATGAGTGAGTTGGTAGAAGAAACTAATCTTTCTAACCATACTATATCATTTTATAGTAAAAAAGGCTTACTTCCAAATACTGTAAATACTTCAAGAAATATGAAATATTATCCTGAGATTACTGTATCTGTTTTGAATATGATTAAATATTTTAAAGATAATCTTAGTTTCTCTATTGACTATATAAAAGAGCTTTTTGATTACTATAATATAAATTTTGATGAAAGGTCTGAACTTATATTACAATCGATTGAGATGTTATCAAGTGAGATTAAAAATCCAATTTCAAAAAAAGATTTAGATGAAGAGATTATAAAAGAAGCGATTGATTTAGATTTAGTTGATAATAAAGATATATATTTCAAAACAGAAGTTGAAGTTTTAAAAGTATATGAAGAGTTAAGAGGTTATGAAATTGCTAATGAACTTATAAATGAATATGTAAAAACAAGTAAAAAATTAGCTTTACTTGAAAGGCAACTTAGTACAAAGGTTTTAGAAAAAACTGGCTTTTTACCAGAGGTTTTAGTTTTAAATATATTAAACTCTTTTAAGCCTTATATTTTTAACAGACATACAATTATTGAGTTTAAAAAGAGTTAA
- a CDS encoding response regulator, which produces MNKAKILIVEKENAEAINIKNTILGFGYEVINIVSNYTDTLKVIDMKFPDIITMGINLENGEDGIELAKEIQKLKNIPIIYLTTCDDDETMTRAIETNPISYLLKPINKNELKSALLLAMFKINRLNQLIIDKRCTPLGFDYYFDMETQSLFFKTTPIKLSVKERKLLSILVEAKGSPVSFYEIEYIIWPQSQVTNGAIRTLVYRLRAKLEHKLIEAVPPQGFKLTPVF; this is translated from the coding sequence ATGAATAAAGCAAAGATTTTAATTGTAGAAAAAGAAAATGCAGAAGCTATTAATATAAAAAATACTATTCTTGGGTTTGGTTATGAAGTTATTAACATCGTTTCAAACTACACAGATACTCTTAAAGTAATAGATATGAAATTCCCCGATATTATTACTATGGGCATAAATTTAGAAAATGGAGAAGATGGAATTGAGCTTGCAAAAGAGATACAGAAATTAAAAAATATACCTATTATTTATCTTACTACTTGTGATGATGATGAAACCATGACAAGGGCAATTGAAACAAACCCAATAAGTTATCTTTTAAAACCAATTAATAAAAATGAACTAAAATCAGCTTTATTATTGGCAATGTTTAAAATAAATAGATTAAATCAATTAATTATAGATAAAAGATGTACCCCTTTAGGATTTGATTACTATTTTGATATGGAAACTCAATCACTTTTTTTTAAAACAACTCCAATAAAACTTAGTGTAAAAGAGAGAAAACTATTAAGTATACTTGTTGAAGCAAAGGGAAGTCCTGTTTCTTTTTATGAGATTGAATATATTATCTGGCCTCAATCACAAGTAACAAATGGTGCAATTAGAACTTTAGTTTACAGGTTAAGGGCAAAATTGGAGCATAAATTAATAGAAGCTGTTCCTCCTCAAGGATTTAAATTAACACCTGTTTTTTAA
- a CDS encoding PepSY-associated TM helix domain-containing protein, protein MKLNQKKDIENKDSVFYKAVWRWHFYAGVFVVPFMLILAITGIMMMYIGFFDGRDGERVIVPVPQDAVMISLEKQSKLAQSTISNSTLVELIMAPKKDRVNVFRLKLKDGSQTMVAVNPYTGEIVKDWKRRQGWYDLADNIHSDLLIGKTGDRILEIAAGFAIILIITGLYLWWPRGKKINKVLAFDFSLKGREFFKNFHSVLGAYVTIFLFLFLLSGMSWTGVWGAKLVQAWSTFPAQKWDKIPLSDKTHASLNHGPSEGMPWAIEHTPLPASGSKEGVKGTLKGEKVNIDSIERLATRLGFEGRYRVSFPKGETGVWTLNQDTMNSDAKNPFDDKTVHIDRYTGKVLAKVTFDDYSFAGKTMAVSIPLHMGLVTIWNLLINTIICLSVIDLSITGLIMWWKRRPTGSGFKLVAPPMPKNLPHWKNAMFLMLAVSLFFPLVGLTLIAVLVFDFLILSRVSVLRKVFV, encoded by the coding sequence ATGAAATTAAATCAAAAAAAAGATATAGAAAACAAAGATAGTGTTTTTTATAAAGCGGTATGGAGATGGCATTTTTATGCTGGTGTTTTTGTAGTCCCTTTTATGCTTATTTTGGCTATAACTGGTATTATGATGATGTATATAGGTTTCTTTGATGGACGAGATGGTGAAAGAGTAATTGTTCCTGTCCCTCAAGATGCTGTTATGATTAGTTTAGAAAAACAGTCAAAACTTGCTCAAAGTACAATTTCTAATTCTACTTTAGTAGAACTAATTATGGCTCCTAAAAAAGATAGAGTAAATGTTTTTAGATTGAAGTTAAAAGATGGTTCTCAAACAATGGTTGCAGTAAATCCTTATACAGGAGAGATTGTAAAAGACTGGAAAAGAAGGCAAGGTTGGTATGACTTAGCAGACAATATCCATAGTGATTTACTTATAGGCAAAACTGGAGATAGGATATTAGAAATTGCTGCTGGTTTTGCTATTATTTTAATTATTACTGGTTTATATCTTTGGTGGCCTCGAGGTAAAAAAATAAATAAAGTATTAGCTTTTGATTTTTCTTTAAAAGGTAGGGAGTTTTTTAAGAACTTTCACTCAGTTTTAGGAGCTTATGTTACTATTTTTCTCTTTTTATTTTTACTTTCTGGAATGTCTTGGACTGGAGTTTGGGGTGCAAAGTTAGTTCAAGCTTGGAGTACTTTCCCTGCTCAAAAATGGGATAAAATCCCTTTATCAGATAAAACTCATGCTTCTTTAAATCATGGTCCTAGTGAAGGAATGCCATGGGCTATTGAACATACCCCATTACCAGCTTCAGGTTCAAAAGAAGGGGTAAAAGGAACATTAAAAGGTGAAAAAGTAAATATAGATAGTATTGAAAGATTAGCAACAAGGTTAGGTTTTGAAGGAAGATATAGAGTCTCTTTTCCTAAAGGTGAAACAGGAGTATGGACTTTAAATCAAGATACCATGAATAGTGATGCAAAAAATCCATTTGATGATAAAACAGTTCATATTGATAGGTATACGGGAAAAGTTCTTGCAAAAGTTACCTTTGATGATTATTCTTTTGCTGGAAAGACAATGGCTGTATCTATTCCTTTACATATGGGCTTAGTGACTATTTGGAATCTACTTATAAATACTATAATATGTTTATCTGTAATTGATTTAAGTATCACAGGACTTATAATGTGGTGGAAAAGAAGACCAACGGGTTCAGGATTTAAACTAGTTGCTCCACCAATGCCAAAAAATTTACCCCATTGGAAAAATGCAATGTTTCTAATGCTAGCTGTATCTTTATTTTTCCCATTAGTAGGGCTTACTTTAATAGCTGTTTTAGTCTTTGACTTTTTAATTTTGTCTAGGGTTTCAGTACTTAGAAAAGTATTTGTTTAA
- a CDS encoding arsenate reductase ArsC, giving the protein MKKVLILCTGNSCRSIIAEAQINAFVEGAVSDSSGVKASGRVNPNAQKLLEQKGIWKDEYHSKTIDKVIDNQYDLVVTVCDHANETCPMFPKAVKVIHVGFEDPDGKGFDAFETTYNEIYETLLPKVKEELGL; this is encoded by the coding sequence ATGAAAAAAGTATTGATTTTATGTACAGGAAATTCTTGTAGAAGTATTATTGCAGAAGCACAAATAAATGCTTTTGTTGAGGGTGCAGTAAGTGATAGTAGTGGTGTAAAAGCAAGTGGAAGAGTTAATCCAAATGCTCAAAAATTATTGGAGCAAAAGGGAATTTGGAAGGATGAATATCATTCAAAAACTATTGATAAAGTAATAGATAATCAATACGATTTGGTCGTAACTGTTTGTGACCATGCAAATGAAACTTGTCCAATGTTCCCAAAAGCAGTAAAAGTTATTCATGTTGGATTTGAAGATCCAGATGGAAAAGGTTTTGATGCCTTTGAAACAACATATAATGAAATATATGAAACTTTACTTCCAAAGGTAAAAGAAGAACTTGGTCTATAA
- a CDS encoding arsenic transporter yields MILASAIFLITLIFVIWQPKGLQIGTTAVIGAIIALIVGVVSLDDVLIVTDIVWDATLAFIGIIILSMVLDEIGFFEWCAIKMAKLSRGNGHLMFVYALLLGSFVSALFANDGAALILTPILLAKMRILQLNAKTILAFLLAGGFISDSASLPFVFSNLTNIVTANYFDIGFMQYLSNMIIPYIVSTIVSIIVLWVILRHDIPKTVDVNLLKNPDDVLKSKTLFKFSWIFLALLLAGYFIGDGFDLPVSVFALGGGLLFLIIASVSKHANAKEIIKTAPWQVVWFSIGLYIVVYGLKNEGLTDYLTLILNDLVQRGDAIAIIGTGFLSAVLSAIMNNMPTIMVMDIAMKDIPNEALAYANIIGCNLGPKMTPFGSLATLLWLHVLSQKGVKIGFWQYSKFGLIVTPPVLFIVLLTLI; encoded by the coding sequence ATGATTTTGGCAAGTGCTATATTTTTGATAACACTTATTTTTGTAATTTGGCAACCAAAGGGTTTACAAATAGGAACAACTGCAGTAATTGGAGCTATCATTGCTTTAATTGTGGGTGTTGTAAGTTTAGATGATGTTTTAATCGTTACAGATATTGTATGGGATGCAACTTTAGCATTTATTGGAATTATAATTTTATCAATGGTTTTAGATGAGATTGGTTTCTTTGAGTGGTGTGCAATAAAAATGGCAAAGTTATCAAGGGGAAATGGGCATTTGATGTTTGTTTATGCTTTATTACTTGGAAGTTTTGTATCAGCACTTTTCGCAAATGATGGAGCTGCACTAATTTTAACTCCAATTTTACTTGCTAAAATGAGAATCTTACAATTAAATGCAAAAACAATTTTAGCCTTTTTACTTGCAGGGGGATTTATTAGTGATTCTGCCTCTCTTCCTTTTGTATTTTCAAATCTTACAAATATTGTAACGGCAAACTATTTTGATATAGGATTTATGCAGTATTTATCAAATATGATTATTCCATATATTGTTAGTACTATTGTTTCTATAATTGTTTTATGGGTGATTCTTAGACATGATATCCCTAAAACTGTTGATGTTAATTTACTTAAAAATCCTGATGATGTACTAAAAAGTAAAACACTATTTAAATTTTCATGGATATTTTTAGCACTTTTATTAGCTGGATATTTTATTGGTGATGGATTTGATTTACCTGTTTCTGTTTTTGCTTTAGGGGGAGGATTACTTTTCTTAATTATTGCAAGTGTTTCAAAACATGCCAATGCAAAAGAGATAATTAAAACAGCTCCTTGGCAGGTTGTTTGGTTCTCTATTGGATTATATATAGTTGTATATGGATTAAAAAATGAAGGTTTAACAGATTATTTAACATTAATTTTAAATGATTTAGTTCAAAGAGGTGATGCAATTGCCATTATAGGAACTGGTTTCTTAAGTGCTGTATTAAGTGCAATTATGAACAATATGCCAACGATTATGGTTATGGATATTGCAATGAAAGATATACCAAATGAAGCTTTAGCCTATGCAAATATAATTGGATGTAACTTAGGTCCTAAAATGACACCATTTGGTTCTTTAGCGACTCTACTTTGGCTTCATGTTCTAAGTCAAAAGGGTGTAAAAATTGGTTTCTGGCAATATAGTAAATTTGGTCTTATAGTAACGCCACCAGTATTATTTATTGTGTTATTAACATTAATTTAA
- a CDS encoding acyl-[ACP]--phospholipid O-acyltransferase, which produces MSRLSSNLLIIKLAFLFVVFCNVIVDVAHKVFLQNIAFKIFDGSEQVVWISVINAMIIIPFILLFTISGYLSDKYNKKNILIYGAISSFSLSVLMVFSYLSGNFYLAMLNLVLLAVQSAIYSPAKFGIIIDIWGKKNLAKGNASLQAVSIIAILFSIASGSFVFESFYNTNNLQVLETKEQLLDAILPLTYYIVPVAFLEMLVSLVVLRRLKTLYVKNESLELERKAFLQGKILKKNIQIIYSNNVIFLSVIGLSVFWGVSQGLMAVFPSFAKQYLNITDVFVINGVIAASGIGIAIGSIIYSKLSRHYIEVGTIPLAAIGMAVMMYLSTLVDSGTLLALCFLTFGIFGGLFVVPLNSLIQFNAKKKNLGTILAGNNWFHSLAMFLMLSITTFVSLNNLDPLNTIYLILFITIVGMAYTIYMLPQSLVLLFMKFIVGLKYNLEVQGLKHIPSSGGVLLLGNHVSWIDWAVILMSSPRQIKFVMHKPIYEKWYLNWLLKLFKAIPISNDASKQTIKKVAKELDKGSVVVLFPEGGITRNGHLGEFKRGFELILKQTKTDVPVIAFYIRGLWESMFSRANKKYKKSKRINCVTVSFSRAMKKDKANVVTVKKAVKTLSAVSWKEHTKTLDTIPEMIFDRLKQIKGDLIFADSTGVELTAYKFLTASILFKNIMKRKVKGQNIGLLLPASAGGAFLNTSVLMLGKTAINLNFTASIQALVESVKKAEIQTIITSKKFIVKLKEKGVDIDEVLDICEILYVEDMKSQITKVKGLLTLLSVIILPTFLLKDLHIKRTKKDDTALIMFSSGSEGIPKGIELSHQNVVGNCQQIAAIINVNDEDVFVGSLPFFHAFGTVVTLFLPLIEGIRCVSHPDPTDGYAIGKLVEKYKGTIILGTSTFFRLYTKNAKLKKEMFTSLRLVVAGAEKLSSKVREDFTTKFEKEILEGYGVTETTPVASCNLPEVKAPDGTVQIGHKNGTVGMPIPGTTFKIVDPDTFKELETNEEGMILISGVQVMKGYLKDKEKTKEVLKKLDGKTYYITGDKGRLDEDGFLTIVDRYSRFAKLGGEMVSLGAVEENIRRVLPNDEIDVVTTSIKDEKKGEKIVALISNINEEELFSLKKKIKDEFDNNLMIPSVYKIVKNVPKLGSGKTDFKLASKMALES; this is translated from the coding sequence ATGAGTAGGTTATCAAGTAATTTATTAATTATAAAATTAGCGTTTTTATTTGTTGTTTTTTGTAATGTAATTGTGGATGTTGCACATAAAGTTTTTTTACAAAATATTGCTTTTAAAATATTTGATGGAAGTGAGCAAGTTGTTTGGATATCTGTTATAAATGCAATGATAATTATCCCTTTTATACTTCTTTTTACAATAAGTGGATATTTATCAGATAAATATAATAAAAAAAATATATTAATCTATGGAGCAATCTCATCTTTTTCTTTATCAGTCTTAATGGTATTTTCATATTTAAGTGGAAACTTCTATTTGGCTATGTTAAATCTTGTATTATTAGCAGTTCAAAGCGCAATTTATTCCCCTGCTAAATTTGGTATTATTATAGATATTTGGGGAAAGAAAAACTTAGCAAAAGGAAATGCTAGTTTACAAGCAGTATCAATAATAGCAATTTTATTTTCAATAGCAAGTGGGTCTTTTGTATTTGAATCTTTTTATAATACAAATAATTTACAAGTTTTAGAAACAAAAGAGCAACTCTTAGATGCAATTTTACCACTAACTTATTATATTGTTCCAGTTGCTTTTTTAGAGATGTTAGTATCTTTAGTTGTTTTAAGAAGATTAAAAACATTATATGTAAAAAATGAAAGTTTAGAGCTTGAAAGAAAGGCGTTTCTTCAAGGGAAGATTTTAAAGAAAAATATTCAAATAATCTATTCAAATAATGTAATATTTTTATCAGTTATTGGTTTATCGGTTTTTTGGGGAGTGTCCCAAGGTCTTATGGCTGTTTTTCCATCCTTTGCAAAACAATATTTAAATATAACAGATGTATTTGTTATAAATGGTGTAATAGCAGCATCAGGAATTGGTATTGCAATTGGTTCAATTATATATTCTAAACTATCAAGGCATTATATTGAAGTAGGAACAATTCCCCTTGCAGCTATTGGTATGGCTGTTATGATGTATCTTTCTACATTGGTTGATAGTGGTACTTTATTAGCTCTTTGCTTTTTAACTTTTGGTATTTTTGGTGGACTTTTTGTAGTCCCTTTAAACTCTTTAATTCAATTTAATGCAAAAAAGAAAAATTTAGGGACAATCTTAGCTGGGAACAATTGGTTTCATTCATTAGCAATGTTTTTGATGCTTAGTATCACAACATTTGTGTCTTTAAACAATCTTGATCCTTTAAATACAATATATTTAATACTATTTATAACAATAGTAGGAATGGCATATACCATTTATATGTTGCCACAATCTTTGGTTTTATTATTTATGAAGTTTATTGTTGGATTAAAATACAATTTAGAGGTTCAAGGGCTTAAGCATATCCCCTCTTCAGGTGGAGTTTTACTTTTAGGAAATCATGTATCATGGATAGATTGGGCAGTGATTTTAATGAGTAGCCCAAGACAGATAAAATTTGTAATGCATAAACCAATCTATGAAAAATGGTATTTAAATTGGCTTTTAAAACTTTTTAAAGCAATTCCTATATCTAATGATGCAAGTAAACAGACCATTAAAAAAGTAGCAAAAGAGCTTGATAAAGGAAGTGTAGTTGTACTTTTTCCAGAGGGTGGAATTACTAGAAATGGACATTTAGGCGAGTTTAAAAGAGGTTTTGAATTAATTTTGAAACAAACAAAAACTGATGTACCTGTAATAGCCTTTTATATTAGAGGACTATGGGAGTCTATGTTTAGTAGAGCAAACAAAAAATATAAAAAAAGTAAAAGAATTAATTGTGTTACAGTATCTTTTTCAAGGGCAATGAAGAAAGATAAAGCAAATGTAGTTACGGTTAAAAAAGCTGTTAAAACTTTATCTGCAGTTTCATGGAAAGAACACACTAAAACTCTTGATACTATTCCTGAAATGATATTTGATAGATTAAAACAGATTAAAGGGGACCTGATTTTTGCAGATTCAACTGGAGTTGAATTAACAGCATATAAATTTTTAACAGCTTCAATTCTTTTTAAAAATATTATGAAAAGAAAAGTAAAAGGACAAAATATTGGACTTCTACTCCCTGCAAGTGCCGGTGGAGCTTTTTTAAATACATCAGTTTTAATGTTAGGTAAAACGGCGATAAATTTAAATTTTACTGCATCAATACAAGCTTTAGTTGAAAGTGTTAAAAAAGCAGAAATTCAAACAATAATCACCTCTAAAAAGTTTATAGTTAAATTAAAAGAAAAAGGTGTTGATATTGATGAGGTATTGGATATATGTGAGATTTTATATGTTGAAGATATGAAAAGTCAAATTACAAAAGTTAAAGGTTTATTAACTCTTTTAAGTGTAATTATTTTACCTACTTTTTTACTAAAAGATTTGCATATAAAAAGAACTAAAAAAGATGACACAGCTTTAATAATGTTTTCTAGTGGAAGTGAAGGTATTCCTAAAGGGATTGAATTAAGCCACCAAAATGTTGTTGGAAATTGTCAACAAATTGCTGCAATTATAAATGTAAATGATGAAGATGTTTTTGTTGGTTCTTTACCATTTTTTCACGCTTTTGGAACAGTTGTAACCCTTTTCTTACCTCTTATTGAAGGGATTAGATGTGTATCCCATCCTGACCCAACTGATGGTTATGCAATTGGTAAGTTAGTAGAAAAATATAAAGGGACAATTATACTCGGAACTTCTACTTTTTTTAGGCTTTATACAAAAAATGCAAAACTTAAAAAAGAGATGTTTACTAGTCTTAGGCTTGTAGTTGCAGGAGCTGAAAAACTATCATCAAAGGTTAGGGAAGATTTTACAACAAAATTTGAAAAAGAGATTTTAGAGGGGTATGGGGTAACTGAAACTACACCTGTGGCTTCATGTAATCTTCCAGAAGTAAAAGCTCCTGATGGAACAGTTCAAATTGGACATAAAAATGGAACTGTAGGTATGCCAATCCCTGGAACAACATTTAAAATAGTAGACCCAGATACTTTTAAAGAGCTTGAAACAAATGAAGAGGGGATGATTTTAATTTCTGGTGTTCAGGTTATGAAAGGGTATTTAAAAGATAAGGAAAAAACAAAAGAGGTATTAAAAAAATTAGATGGTAAAACTTATTATATAACAGGTGATAAAGGCAGACTTGATGAGGATGGTTTTTTAACTATTGTTGATAGGTATTCAAGGTTTGCAAAACTTGGCGGAGAAATGGTTAGTCTTGGAGCAGTTGAAGAGAATATTAGAAGAGTTTTACCAAATGATGAGATTGATGTTGTTACAACCTCAATTAAAGATGAAAAAAAAGGTGAAAAAATTGTTGCTTTAATTTCAAACATAAATGAAGAAGAACTATTTAGTTTGAAAAAGAAGATAAAAGATGAATTTGATAATAATTTAATGATACCAAGTGTTTATAAAATTGTTAAAAATGTTCCAAAATTAGGAAGTGGAAAAACAGATTTTAAATTAGCTTCTAAAATGGCTTTAGAAAGTTAA
- a CDS encoding permease, protein MFSWWEKIVDYLVYGVFALDANTTMGSAIHFFIYDTVKIFILLITIIFAVSYLRTWFNVEKVRAYLQGKSQFTGNILASLFGIITPFCTCSAIPLFLGFLQARIPIGVTFSFLISAPLNNEIAIAMLFGLFGWKITALYIGFGLLIAIIGGYLIGKTNAEKYVLIDVKPMEGCCENPEISFDSKSRIKEAWDYTMDIFKKIYIYVILGVGVGAFIHGYVPTDFIVKYTGGDAWYTVPLAVVLGIPMYSSAAGVMPLVEVLTSKGMLLGSALSFMMAVTALSLPEAMILKRVLHIKLIAIFFAIIGSGIILIGYIFNAIL, encoded by the coding sequence ATGTTTTCATGGTGGGAAAAAATTGTTGATTATTTAGTTTATGGTGTATTTGCATTAGATGCAAATACTACTATGGGTAGTGCAATACATTTTTTTATTTATGATACAGTTAAGATTTTTATACTTCTAATTACTATTATTTTTGCAGTTTCATACTTAAGAACTTGGTTTAATGTTGAAAAAGTAAGAGCTTATTTGCAAGGAAAATCGCAGTTTACAGGTAATATCCTAGCCTCACTTTTTGGAATAATTACCCCTTTTTGTACATGTTCTGCAATTCCTTTATTTTTAGGGTTTTTACAAGCTAGAATCCCTATTGGGGTAACTTTTTCTTTCTTAATCTCTGCACCATTAAACAATGAAATAGCAATAGCAATGTTATTTGGTCTTTTTGGTTGGAAAATAACAGCTCTTTATATAGGATTTGGACTTTTAATTGCGATTATTGGTGGATATTTAATTGGTAAAACAAATGCAGAAAAATATGTACTAATTGATGTAAAACCTATGGAAGGGTGTTGTGAAAATCCTGAGATTAGTTTTGATTCAAAATCAAGGATAAAAGAAGCTTGGGATTACACAATGGATATTTTTAAAAAGATTTATATTTATGTGATTTTAGGGGTAGGAGTAGGTGCTTTTATTCATGGATACGTTCCTACAGATTTCATAGTAAAATATACAGGTGGGGATGCTTGGTATACTGTTCCTTTAGCAGTTGTTTTAGGAATTCCTATGTATTCAAGTGCCGCAGGTGTTATGCCTCTTGTTGAAGTTTTAACTTCAAAGGGGATGTTACTTGGAAGTGCTTTATCTTTTATGATGGCAGTTACAGCTTTATCTCTTCCTGAAGCTATGATTTTAAAAAGAGTTTTACATATAAAATTAATTGCAATATTTTTTGCAATAATAGGTAGTGGTATAATATTAATTGGTTATATCTTTAATGCAATATTGTAA
- a CDS encoding rhodanese-like domain-containing protein: MKKTIVLMLTLTSLVSSLIASELKPLNLEEYVKSFDLKERTKMKVKTAEMLVLLEEKEAVLIDIRFKEEYEVWNMPFSKNIPLNELPNRLDELPKDKLIITACPHNDRANIARIYLKTKGYNVRYLSDGLLKVADFLRGDNAVEFLQELKKDN; this comes from the coding sequence ATGAAAAAAACAATTGTACTGATGCTAACATTAACATCTTTAGTATCATCATTAATAGCTAGTGAATTAAAACCATTAAACTTAGAAGAGTATGTTAAATCTTTTGATTTAAAGGAGCGAACAAAAATGAAGGTAAAAACAGCAGAGATGCTGGTTTTACTTGAAGAAAAAGAGGCCGTCCTTATTGATATTAGATTTAAAGAGGAGTATGAAGTATGGAATATGCCATTTTCAAAAAATATTCCATTAAATGAATTACCAAATAGACTTGATGAATTACCAAAAGATAAATTAATTATAACTGCTTGTCCACATAATGATAGAGCAAATATTGCAAGAATTTATCTTAAAACAAAAGGTTATAATGTTAGATATTTAAGTGATGGCTTATTAAAAGTTGCAGATTTTCTAAGGGGTGATAACGCTGTAGAATTTCTACAAGAACTAAAAAAGGATAACTGA